The following coding sequences lie in one Labeo rohita strain BAU-BD-2019 unplaced genomic scaffold, IGBB_LRoh.1.0 scaffold_125, whole genome shotgun sequence genomic window:
- the LOC127157904 gene encoding butyrophilin subfamily 1 member A1 produces MKFICVTLLIISGITDSRSEQYKVVGPTDPVFAAAGEDVILPCSVKPNISVVDMRVEWFRPDLKDSQVHLYDDHVDKYTDQIQSYRGRTELNNQELQRGNASLKLSSVRVSDEGRYKCFIQSKYQYDDTTVNVSVEAVGRPPVITVDGFDHSGGLHLQCESEGWYPKPDLEWLNSEGVSLSSETTETHRNEDRFNVKHTITVHHRDDKIHCRVKLRHHVLETQIITTSKRYSSWRTSIILISVFVVLSVTAGILIAAFAHKNRELRDEHSRLQNERSQLQNERSQLQNEKKRIQHECDQLSECLKTVLPKVNVILDADTAHPHLIVSDDGKQVRYEMTQTEGVDGNKDRFDKNLGVVGKDGFSSECFYFEVQVKGQTEWCLGVTRESVNRKGVTSLSTENGYWIVGLRDGLYRARDSSAYSLSLRVNPQRVGVFVDYEKGLVCFNDVESMFHIYTYTDQSFKEKLYPFVSLGFYRNTNSTPLIICDDYR; encoded by the exons ATGAAGTTCATTTGTGTGACTCTGCTGATTATTAGTGGAATTACAGATTCAAGATCAG aGCAGTATAAGGTAGTGGGACCTACAGATCCTGTATTTGCTGCAGCTGGTGAAGATGTGATTCTGCCCTGTTCAGTCAAACCCAACATCAGTGTTGTGGACATGAGAGTGGAGTGGTTTAGACCTGATCTGAAAGACTCACAAGTGCATCTTTATGATGATCATGTAGACAAATACACAGATCAGATTCAGTCCTACAGAGGGAGAACAGAACTGAATAATCAAGAACTACAGAGAGGAAATGCATCACTCAAACTCTCATCAGTCCGAGTCTCTGATGAAGGACGTTATAAGTGTTTTATTCAGTCCAAATACCAGTATGATGACACCACTGTTAATGTCAGtgttgagg CTGTAGGACGTCCTCCAGTGATCACTGTAGATGGGTTTGATCATTCAGGAGGGCTTCATCTACAGTGTGAATCTGAAGGTTGGTATCCTAAACCTGATCTTGAGTGGCTGAACAGTGAAGGAGTCAGTTTGAGTTCAGAAActacagagacacacagaaatgAAGACAGATTCAATGTGAAACACACCATCActgtacatcacagagacgacAAGATTCACTGCAGAGTCAAACTGAGACATCACGTGCTGGAAACACAGATTATCACCACAA GTAAAAGGTATAGTTCTTGGAGGACATCAATCATCctgatttcagtttttgttgtgCTCAGTGTGACTGCTGGAATACTGATAGCTGCGTTTGCTCATAAAAACAGAG AACTACGCGATGAGCACAGTCGACTACAGAATGAACGCAGTCAACTACAGAATGAACGCAGTCAACTTCAGAATGAGAAGAAGAGAATACAACATG AATGTGATCAACTTTCAGAATGTCTGAAGACAGTTCTACCTAAAG TGAATGTGATTCTGGATGCTGATACGGCTCATCCACATCTCATCGTGTCTGATGATGGTAAACAAGTGAGATATGAAATGACACAAACAGAAGGAGTAGATGGAAACAAAGACAGATTTGATAAAAATCTTGGTGTCGTTGGGAAGGATGGATTCTCCTCAGAGTGTTTTTACTTTGAGGTGCAGGTGAAGGGACAAACTGAGTGGTGTTTAGGAGTGACCAGAGAATCTGTTAACAGGAAGGGGGTGACGAGTCTGAGTACTGAGAATGGATACTGGATTGTTGGACTGAGAGATGGGTTATATCGAGCTCGTGATTCTTCCGCTTACTCTCTTTCTCTGAGAGTGAATCCTCAGAGGGTCGGTGTGTTTGTGGATTATGAGAAGGGTCTCGTCTGCTTTAATGATGTGGAGTCCATGTTTCATATCTACACTTACACTGATCAGTCTTTTAAAGAGAAACTCTATCCATTTGTTAGTTTGGGGTTTTATAGAAATACAAACTCCACACCACTGATCATCTGTGATGATTACAGATGA